In Camelus dromedarius isolate mCamDro1 chromosome 3, mCamDro1.pat, whole genome shotgun sequence, one DNA window encodes the following:
- the PCDH12 gene encoding protocadherin-12 isoform X1 — protein sequence MMRLLPLLLGLLGPGGYLFLSGDGQEVATLTVKYQVSEEVPPGTVIGKLSRELGREERPRRVGATFQILQLPQELPIQVNPEDGLLSTGRRLDREQLCRQQDPCLVSFDVLATGDLALIHVEIQVLDINDHQPQFPKGEQELEISESASLRTRIPLDRALDPDTGPNTLHSYTLSPSEHFALDVIVGPDETKHAELVVVKELDREIHSFFDLVLTAYDNGKPPKSGTSLVKVNVLDSNDNSPVFAESSLALEIQEDAAPGTLLINLTATDPDQGPNGEVEFFLSKHVPPEVLDTFSVDAKTGQVILRQPLDYEKNPAYEVDVQARDLGPNPIPAHCKILIKVLDVNDNVPSIHITWASQPSLVSEALPKDSFIALIMANDLDSGNNGLVYCWLSQELGHFRLKRTNGNTYMLLTNATLDREQWPKYTLTLLAQDQGPQPLSAKQQLSIQISDANDNAPVFEKSRYQVSTRENNLPSLHLITVKAHDADLGFNGKISYRIQDSPVSHLVAIDSDTGEVTAQRSLDYEQMASFEFLVIAEDRGQPQLASSVSVWVSLLDANDNAPEVIHPILSDGKASLSVLVNASTGHLLVPIETPNGLGPAGPDTSPQATPSSWPFLLTTFVARDADSGANGELLYSIESGNEAHLFVLSSHLGQLFINITNASSLIGSEWELEIVVEDCGSPSLQTRALLRVLFVTSVDHLRNSAREPRALSASMLTVICLVVLLAIFGLILALIMSICRTEKKDNRAYNCREAESTYRHQPKRPQKHIQKADIHLVPMLRGQMDEPGEAGQSPKHVDKETMMEAGWDACLQAPYHLTPTLYRTLRNQGNQGTLAESREVLQDTVNLLFNHPRQRNASRENLNLPEPQPATGQPRSRPLKVTGSPTGRMPGDQGSEEVPLSLSASSATLRRQRNLNSKVAPEKESGPHQILRSLVRLSVAAFAERNPVEELTVDSPPVQQISQLLSLLHQGQFQPKPNHRGNKYLAKPGSGRSATPDTDSPGARVGGQTELDQEEGPSDPEEDLSVKQLLEEELSSLLDPNTGLALDRLSVPDPAWMARLSLPLATNYRDNVSSPDAAASEEPRTFQTFGKAPGPELSPTGTRLASTFLSEMSSLLEMLLEQRSAVPVEAASEALRRLSVCGRTLSLDLATSGASGSEVPGGPGGKKGAEGRTSSGGSSSSSSGLWIQEPGAPGDVRKPRP from the exons ATGATGCGACTTCTGCCACTTCTGCTGGGACTTTTGGGGCCAGGTGGCTACTTGTTCCTTTCAGGGGATGGTCAGGAGGTGGCCACTCTCACTGTGAAATACCAAGTGTCAGAGGAAGTACCACCTGGCACGGTGATAGGAAAGCTGTCTCGGGAACTGGGCCGGGAGGAGAGGCCCAGGCGAGTGGGGGCTACCTTCCAGATCCTGCAGCTGCCTCAGGAGCTCCCCATCCAGGTGAACCCTGAGGACGGCCTGCTGAGTACAGGGAGGCGGCTGGACCGAGAACAGCTTTGCCGGCAGCAGGATCCCTGcctggtttcctttgatgtgcttGCCACAGGGGATTTGGCTCTAATCCACGTGGAGATCCAGGTGCTGGACATCAATGACCACCAGCCACAGTTTCCCAAAGGCGAGCAGGAGCTAGAAATCTCTGAGAGTGCCTCCCTGCGCACCCGGATCCCCTTGGACAGAGCTCTGGACCCAGACACTGGCCCCAATACCCTGCACTCCTACACCCTGTCTCCCAGTGAGCACTTTGCCCTGGATGTCATCGTGGGACCCGATGAAACCAAACACGCGGAACTCGTGGTGGTGAAGGAGTTGGACCGGGAAATCCATTCATTTTTTGACCTGGTGTTAACTGCCTATGACAATGGGAAACCCCCTAAGTCGGGCACCAGCTTAGTCAAGGTCAACGTCCTGGACTCCAATGACAATAGCCCCGTGTTTGCTGAGAGCTCCCTGGCACTAGAAATCCAAGAAGATGCCGCCCCTGGTACTCTCCTCATAAACTTGACCGCCACAGACCCTGACCAAGGCCCCAATGGGGAGGTGGAATTCTTCCTCAGTAAGCACGTGCCTCCAGAGGTGCTGGACACCTTCAGTGTTGATGCCAAGACAGGCCAGGTGATTCTGCGCCAGCCCCTAGACTATGAGAAGAATCCTGCCTATGAGGTGGATGTCCAGGCAAGGGACCTGGGTCCCAATCCCATCCCAGCCCATTGCAAAATTCTCATCAAGGTTCTGGATGTCAATGACAACGTCCCAAGCATCCACATCACGTGGGCCTCCCAGCCATCACTGGTGTCAGAAGCTCTTCCCAAGGACAGTTTCATTGCTCTCATCATGGCAAACGACCTGGACTCGGGAAACAATGGCCTGGTCTACTGTTGGCTGAGCCAAGAGCTGGGCCACTTCAGGCTGAAAAGGACCAATGGCAACACATACATGCTGCTAACCAATGCCACGCTGGACAGAGAGCAGTGGCCCAAATATACCCTCACTCTATTGGCCCAAGACCAAGGACCCCAGCCCTTATCAGCCAAGCAGCAGCTCAGCATTCAGATCAGTGATGCCAATGACAATGCACCTGTGTTTGAGAAGAGCAGGTACCAGGTCTCCACTCGGGAAAACAACCTACCCTCTCTTCACCTCATTACAGTCAAGGCCCATGATGCAGACTTGGGCTTTAATGGGAAAATCTCGTACCGCATCCAGGATTCCCCGGTTTCTCACTTGGTAGCTATTGACTCAGACACTGGAGAGGTCACTGCTCAGAGGTCACTGGACTATGAACAGATGGCCAGCTTTGAGTTCCTGGTGATTGCAGAGGACAGGGGGCAGCCTCAGCTTGCATCCAGTGTCTCTGTGTGGGTCAGCCTTCTGGATGCCAATGATAATGCCCCAGAGGTGATTCACCCCATACTGAGTGATGGAAAAGCTAGCCTCTCGGTGCTTGTAAATGCCTCCACAGGTCACCTGCTGGTGCCCATTGAGACTCCCAATGGCTTGGGTCCAGCAGGCCCCGACACATCACCACAGGCCACCCCTAGCTCCTGGCCATTCCTTTTGACAACCTTTGTAGCGAGAGATGCAGACTCGGGGGCAAATGGAGAGCTCCTCTACAGTATTGAGAGTGGGAACGAAGCCCACCTCTTTGTCCTCAGCTCCCACCTGGGGCAGCTTTTCATCAACATCACCAATGCCAGCAGCCTCATTGGGAGTGAGTGGGAACTGGAGATCGTGGTGGAAGACTGTGGCAGCCCCTCCTTGCAGACCCGAGCCCTGCTAAGGGTCTTGTTTGTCACCAGTGTGGACCACTTGAGGAACTCAGCCCGTGAGCCCAGGGCCCTGAGTGCATCCATGCTCACAGTGATTTGCCTGGTCGTACTGCTGGCCATCTTCGGGTTAATCCTGGCTCTGATCATGTCCATCTGCCGGACAGAGAAGAAGGACAACAGGGCCTACAACTGTCGGGAGGCTGAGTCCACCTACCGCCATCAGCCCAAGAGGCCCCAGAAACACATTCAGAAGGCGGACATCCACCTCGTGCCTATGCTCAGGGGCCAGATGGATGAGCCTGGTGAAGCCGGGCAGTCCCCCAAGCATGTGGACAAGGAAACAATGATGGAAGCAGGCTGGGACGCCTGCCTACAGGCCCCCTATCACCTCACGCCGACTCTGTACAGGACCCTGCGTAACCAAGGCAACCAGGGAACGCTGGCCGAGAGCCGAGAGGTGCTACAGGACACTGTCAACCTCCTTTTTAACCATCCCAGGCAGAGGAACGCCTCCCGCGAGAACCTGAACCTTCCTGAGCCCCAGCCTGCCACGGGCCAGCCCCGCTCGAGGCCCCTGAAGGTTACAGGCAGCCCCACAGGGAGGATGCCCGGAGACCAGGGCAGTGAGGAGGTCCCCCTGAGCCTGTCGGCCTCGTCTGCAACCCTGAGACGGCAGAGGAATCTCAACAGCAAAGTGGCCCCAGAGAAAGAGTCAGGGCCCCATCAGATCCTGCGAAGCCTGGTCCGGCTGTCTGTCGCTGCCTTTGCGGAGCGGAACCCGGTAGAGGAGCTCACTGTGGATTCACCTCCTGTTCAG CAAATCTCCCAGCTGCTGTCCTTGCTGCATCAGGGCCAATTCCAGCCCAAACCAAACCACCGGGGAAATAAGTACTTGGCCAAGCCTGGCAGCGGCAG GAGCGCCACCCCAGACACAGATAGCCCAGGTGCCAGAGTTGGTGGTCAGACAGAACTGGATCAGGAGGAAGGGCCCTCGGACCCCGAAGAGGACCTCTCTGTGAAGCAGCTGCTAGAAGAAGAGCTGTCGAGCCTGCTGGACCCCAACACAG gcCTGGCCCTGGACCGGCTGAGCGTCCCGGACCCGGCCTGGATGGCCAGGCTCTCTTTGCCCCTCGCCACCAACTACCGTGACAACGTGTCCTCCCCGGACGCTGCGGCCTCGGAGGAGCCCAGGACCTTCCAGACGTTCGGCAAGGCTCCGGGGCCCGAGCTGAGCCCGACGGGCACGCGGCTGGCCAGCACCTTCCTGTCGGAGATGAGCTCGCTGTTGGAGATGCTGCTGGAGCAGCGCTCAGCGGTGCCGGTGGAGGCCGCCTCCGAGGCGCTGCGGCGGCTCTCCGTCTGCGGAAGGACCCTCAGTCTAGACCTGGCCACCAGCGGGGCCTCTGGCTCTGAAGTGCCCGGGGGCCCAGGTGGAAAGAAGGGGGCCGAGGGCAGGACCAGCAgcggtggcagcagcagcagcagcagcggcctGTGGATCCAGGAACCAGGGGCCCCGGGAGATGTTAGGAAGCCCAGGCCCTGA
- the PCDH12 gene encoding protocadherin-12 isoform X2, with translation MMRLLPLLLGLLGPGGYLFLSGDGQEVATLTVKYQVSEEVPPGTVIGKLSRELGREERPRRVGATFQILQLPQELPIQVNPEDGLLSTGRRLDREQLCRQQDPCLVSFDVLATGDLALIHVEIQVLDINDHQPQFPKGEQELEISESASLRTRIPLDRALDPDTGPNTLHSYTLSPSEHFALDVIVGPDETKHAELVVVKELDREIHSFFDLVLTAYDNGKPPKSGTSLVKVNVLDSNDNSPVFAESSLALEIQEDAAPGTLLINLTATDPDQGPNGEVEFFLSKHVPPEVLDTFSVDAKTGQVILRQPLDYEKNPAYEVDVQARDLGPNPIPAHCKILIKVLDVNDNVPSIHITWASQPSLVSEALPKDSFIALIMANDLDSGNNGLVYCWLSQELGHFRLKRTNGNTYMLLTNATLDREQWPKYTLTLLAQDQGPQPLSAKQQLSIQISDANDNAPVFEKSRYQVSTRENNLPSLHLITVKAHDADLGFNGKISYRIQDSPVSHLVAIDSDTGEVTAQRSLDYEQMASFEFLVIAEDRGQPQLASSVSVWVSLLDANDNAPEVIHPILSDGKASLSVLVNASTGHLLVPIETPNGLGPAGPDTSPQATPSSWPFLLTTFVARDADSGANGELLYSIESGNEAHLFVLSSHLGQLFINITNASSLIGSEWELEIVVEDCGSPSLQTRALLRVLFVTSVDHLRNSAREPRALSASMLTVICLVVLLAIFGLILALIMSICRTEKKDNRAYNCREAESTYRHQPKRPQKHIQKADIHLVPMLRGQMDEPGEAGQSPKHVDKETMMEAGWDACLQAPYHLTPTLYRTLRNQGNQGTLAESREVLQDTVNLLFNHPRQRNASRENLNLPEPQPATGQPRSRPLKVTGSPTGRMPGDQGSEEVPLSLSASSATLRRQRNLNSKVAPEKESGPHQILRSLVRLSVAAFAERNPVEELTVDSPPVQTPRSQGDTAGRAGKLPAHVPASVTGTAHHPPSDPQTSEAGGKTIKRKRQH, from the exons ATGATGCGACTTCTGCCACTTCTGCTGGGACTTTTGGGGCCAGGTGGCTACTTGTTCCTTTCAGGGGATGGTCAGGAGGTGGCCACTCTCACTGTGAAATACCAAGTGTCAGAGGAAGTACCACCTGGCACGGTGATAGGAAAGCTGTCTCGGGAACTGGGCCGGGAGGAGAGGCCCAGGCGAGTGGGGGCTACCTTCCAGATCCTGCAGCTGCCTCAGGAGCTCCCCATCCAGGTGAACCCTGAGGACGGCCTGCTGAGTACAGGGAGGCGGCTGGACCGAGAACAGCTTTGCCGGCAGCAGGATCCCTGcctggtttcctttgatgtgcttGCCACAGGGGATTTGGCTCTAATCCACGTGGAGATCCAGGTGCTGGACATCAATGACCACCAGCCACAGTTTCCCAAAGGCGAGCAGGAGCTAGAAATCTCTGAGAGTGCCTCCCTGCGCACCCGGATCCCCTTGGACAGAGCTCTGGACCCAGACACTGGCCCCAATACCCTGCACTCCTACACCCTGTCTCCCAGTGAGCACTTTGCCCTGGATGTCATCGTGGGACCCGATGAAACCAAACACGCGGAACTCGTGGTGGTGAAGGAGTTGGACCGGGAAATCCATTCATTTTTTGACCTGGTGTTAACTGCCTATGACAATGGGAAACCCCCTAAGTCGGGCACCAGCTTAGTCAAGGTCAACGTCCTGGACTCCAATGACAATAGCCCCGTGTTTGCTGAGAGCTCCCTGGCACTAGAAATCCAAGAAGATGCCGCCCCTGGTACTCTCCTCATAAACTTGACCGCCACAGACCCTGACCAAGGCCCCAATGGGGAGGTGGAATTCTTCCTCAGTAAGCACGTGCCTCCAGAGGTGCTGGACACCTTCAGTGTTGATGCCAAGACAGGCCAGGTGATTCTGCGCCAGCCCCTAGACTATGAGAAGAATCCTGCCTATGAGGTGGATGTCCAGGCAAGGGACCTGGGTCCCAATCCCATCCCAGCCCATTGCAAAATTCTCATCAAGGTTCTGGATGTCAATGACAACGTCCCAAGCATCCACATCACGTGGGCCTCCCAGCCATCACTGGTGTCAGAAGCTCTTCCCAAGGACAGTTTCATTGCTCTCATCATGGCAAACGACCTGGACTCGGGAAACAATGGCCTGGTCTACTGTTGGCTGAGCCAAGAGCTGGGCCACTTCAGGCTGAAAAGGACCAATGGCAACACATACATGCTGCTAACCAATGCCACGCTGGACAGAGAGCAGTGGCCCAAATATACCCTCACTCTATTGGCCCAAGACCAAGGACCCCAGCCCTTATCAGCCAAGCAGCAGCTCAGCATTCAGATCAGTGATGCCAATGACAATGCACCTGTGTTTGAGAAGAGCAGGTACCAGGTCTCCACTCGGGAAAACAACCTACCCTCTCTTCACCTCATTACAGTCAAGGCCCATGATGCAGACTTGGGCTTTAATGGGAAAATCTCGTACCGCATCCAGGATTCCCCGGTTTCTCACTTGGTAGCTATTGACTCAGACACTGGAGAGGTCACTGCTCAGAGGTCACTGGACTATGAACAGATGGCCAGCTTTGAGTTCCTGGTGATTGCAGAGGACAGGGGGCAGCCTCAGCTTGCATCCAGTGTCTCTGTGTGGGTCAGCCTTCTGGATGCCAATGATAATGCCCCAGAGGTGATTCACCCCATACTGAGTGATGGAAAAGCTAGCCTCTCGGTGCTTGTAAATGCCTCCACAGGTCACCTGCTGGTGCCCATTGAGACTCCCAATGGCTTGGGTCCAGCAGGCCCCGACACATCACCACAGGCCACCCCTAGCTCCTGGCCATTCCTTTTGACAACCTTTGTAGCGAGAGATGCAGACTCGGGGGCAAATGGAGAGCTCCTCTACAGTATTGAGAGTGGGAACGAAGCCCACCTCTTTGTCCTCAGCTCCCACCTGGGGCAGCTTTTCATCAACATCACCAATGCCAGCAGCCTCATTGGGAGTGAGTGGGAACTGGAGATCGTGGTGGAAGACTGTGGCAGCCCCTCCTTGCAGACCCGAGCCCTGCTAAGGGTCTTGTTTGTCACCAGTGTGGACCACTTGAGGAACTCAGCCCGTGAGCCCAGGGCCCTGAGTGCATCCATGCTCACAGTGATTTGCCTGGTCGTACTGCTGGCCATCTTCGGGTTAATCCTGGCTCTGATCATGTCCATCTGCCGGACAGAGAAGAAGGACAACAGGGCCTACAACTGTCGGGAGGCTGAGTCCACCTACCGCCATCAGCCCAAGAGGCCCCAGAAACACATTCAGAAGGCGGACATCCACCTCGTGCCTATGCTCAGGGGCCAGATGGATGAGCCTGGTGAAGCCGGGCAGTCCCCCAAGCATGTGGACAAGGAAACAATGATGGAAGCAGGCTGGGACGCCTGCCTACAGGCCCCCTATCACCTCACGCCGACTCTGTACAGGACCCTGCGTAACCAAGGCAACCAGGGAACGCTGGCCGAGAGCCGAGAGGTGCTACAGGACACTGTCAACCTCCTTTTTAACCATCCCAGGCAGAGGAACGCCTCCCGCGAGAACCTGAACCTTCCTGAGCCCCAGCCTGCCACGGGCCAGCCCCGCTCGAGGCCCCTGAAGGTTACAGGCAGCCCCACAGGGAGGATGCCCGGAGACCAGGGCAGTGAGGAGGTCCCCCTGAGCCTGTCGGCCTCGTCTGCAACCCTGAGACGGCAGAGGAATCTCAACAGCAAAGTGGCCCCAGAGAAAGAGTCAGGGCCCCATCAGATCCTGCGAAGCCTGGTCCGGCTGTCTGTCGCTGCCTTTGCGGAGCGGAACCCGGTAGAGGAGCTCACTGTGGATTCACCTCCTGTTCAG acacccAGGTCCCAGGGTGATACGGCCGGCCGAGCAGGGAAGCTGCCTGCACACGTCCCTGCCTCCGTCACTGGCACCGCTCACCATCCCCCATCTGATCCACAAACATCTGAAGCTGGAGGAAAGACTATAAAAAGAAAGCGCCAGCATTGA